The following proteins come from a genomic window of Nostoc sp. ATCC 53789:
- a CDS encoding long-chain-fatty-acid--CoA ligase, which yields MNISQNVERGCCLFPNKPALIFEGLYFTYKQLNEMANRFANALLGLGIERGDRIALLLPNIPEFVISYLGILKIGAIAVSINPSLQSDELKFILNDCGAVVLVTTETLREKLPKQDLPHLKHILIAEGKASDAIALSEFMANASSSARAVEMERDDPAAILYTSGTTGFPKGATLSHGNVISNMHSMNHCCEMRPNDQILLFLPMFHCFGQNAVLNSGLNTCATIVLQRSFDPETVLTTISEYNITIFFGVPTTFILLCDKASIRDLDSVRYYFSAAAGLPIEIAKRWQDKFGKVINQGYGLTETSPLASYNHELRYKLGSIGSPIENVEMKIVSLDDGCEVAPGELGEIVIRGVNVMLGYWNRPAETAKAIKNGWFHTGDIGQIDELGYFYIVDRLKDMINNGGLKVYPAEVENVIYQHPGIAEVAVYGVPDSILGEQVKASVVLKPDQVVTEEEIIAFCYQKLAKYKVPSAVEFVSSIPKNPTGKILKRLLRQENSAASSHSTVVSKTQTSASVNVSYQTAELIENWIMDWVVRKLAVAAQSIDQSKSFADYGLDSVRAVKLAQELSEWLGYPLEATIVWNFSTIESLASHLASQKIPQPTELAKTKPESNLHTESLLVSVELLTNKAELTESADLKALSDAEIAELLTKEIATVKQRRLV from the coding sequence ATGAATATTTCCCAAAATGTGGAGCGTGGTTGCTGCCTTTTTCCTAACAAACCAGCGCTCATTTTTGAAGGCTTATATTTTACTTATAAACAACTGAATGAAATGGCAAATCGCTTTGCCAATGCTTTACTGGGGTTAGGGATTGAACGTGGCGATCGCATAGCATTATTATTACCAAACATTCCTGAATTTGTTATTTCCTATCTGGGGATTCTCAAGATTGGGGCGATCGCAGTTTCCATTAACCCAAGTCTGCAAAGCGATGAACTCAAGTTTATTCTCAATGACTGTGGAGCAGTTGTACTCGTAACCACAGAAACGCTGCGAGAAAAATTGCCCAAGCAGGATTTACCGCACCTCAAGCACATCTTAATTGCTGAGGGGAAAGCATCTGACGCGATCGCATTGAGTGAATTCATGGCAAACGCTTCGTCTAGCGCCCGTGCTGTGGAGATGGAACGTGATGATCCGGCGGCGATTCTTTATACTTCTGGTACAACAGGTTTCCCTAAAGGCGCTACTTTATCTCATGGCAATGTGATTTCTAATATGCACTCAATGAATCACTGTTGCGAAATGCGCCCTAATGATCAAATTTTACTATTCTTACCGATGTTCCACTGTTTCGGGCAGAATGCAGTTCTCAATAGTGGACTTAATACCTGTGCAACTATCGTTTTACAGCGATCGTTTGACCCAGAAACGGTACTGACAACTATAAGCGAATATAATATTACAATCTTTTTTGGTGTTCCCACGACTTTTATTCTTTTATGCGATAAAGCATCTATCCGCGATTTGGATTCAGTGCGTTACTACTTCTCTGCTGCCGCAGGTTTGCCTATAGAAATTGCCAAACGTTGGCAAGACAAGTTTGGTAAAGTCATCAACCAAGGGTATGGTCTTACAGAAACATCACCATTAGCTAGTTATAACCACGAATTGAGGTACAAACTGGGTTCTATTGGTTCACCAATTGAAAATGTCGAGATGAAGATTGTCAGCCTCGATGATGGTTGCGAAGTTGCCCCTGGTGAACTCGGCGAAATTGTTATTCGCGGTGTCAATGTCATGCTAGGTTACTGGAATCGTCCGGCTGAAACTGCCAAAGCCATTAAGAACGGATGGTTTCACACCGGTGATATTGGTCAAATAGATGAATTGGGCTACTTTTACATCGTTGACCGCCTCAAAGATATGATCAACAACGGTGGATTAAAAGTATACCCAGCCGAAGTTGAAAATGTTATTTACCAGCATCCAGGTATTGCAGAGGTAGCTGTCTACGGTGTACCAGATTCAATACTAGGTGAACAGGTTAAGGCTAGTGTTGTTCTCAAACCAGACCAAGTAGTTACAGAAGAAGAAATAATTGCCTTCTGTTACCAGAAACTGGCTAAATATAAAGTTCCTAGTGCCGTCGAATTTGTCTCCTCCATCCCCAAGAACCCGACTGGCAAAATACTCAAGCGGCTACTAAGGCAAGAAAATTCTGCTGCATCTTCCCATAGTACTGTGGTTAGCAAAACTCAGACATCTGCGTCGGTAAATGTCTCTTACCAAACTGCCGAATTGATCGAAAACTGGATTATGGATTGGGTCGTGAGAAAATTGGCAGTAGCAGCCCAGTCAATCGACCAAAGTAAGTCATTTGCTGATTATGGATTAGATTCCGTTAGGGCTGTTAAGTTAGCCCAAGAATTGAGTGAATGGTTGGGATATCCCTTAGAAGCAACTATAGTCTGGAACTTCTCCACCATCGAATCTTTAGCAAGCCACCTAGCCAGTCAAAAAATTCCCCAACCGACAGAATTAGCCAAGACAAAGCCAGAGTCTAATCTGCACACAGAAAGTCTATTAGTATCTGTAGAATTACTTACAAACAAAGCAGAACTGACCGAATCAGCAGACTTAAAAGCACTCTCAGACGCGGAAATAGCTGAATTACTAACCAAAGAAATTGCCACAGTTAAACAAAGGAGATTAGTATGA
- a CDS encoding aromatic amino acid ammonia-lyase produces the protein MKTLSQAQSKTLPQQFSFTGNSSGNVIIGNQKLTINDVARVARNGALVSLTDNADVLQNIHASCDYINNAVESGEPIYGVTSGFGGMANVAISREQASELQTNLVWFLKTGAGNKLPLADVRAAMLLRANSHMYGASGIRLELIKRMETFLNAGVTPYVYEFGSIGASGDLVPLSYITGSLIGLDPSFKVDFNGKEMDAPTALSQLNLSPLTLLPKEGLAMMNGTSVMTGIAANCVYDTQILTAIAMGVHALDIQALNGTNQSFHPFIHNSKPHPGQLWAADQMISLLANSQLVRDELDGKHDYRDHELIQDRYSLRCLPQYLGPIVDGISQIAKQIEIEINSVTDNPLIDVNNQASYHGGNFLGQYVGVGMDHLRYYIGLMAKHLDVQIALLASPEFSNGLPPSLLGNRERKVNMGLKGLQICGNSIMPLLTFYGNSIADRFPTHAEQFNQNINSQGYTSATLARRSVDIFQNYMAIALMFGVQAVDLRTYKKTGHYDARVCLSPATERLYSAVRHVVGQKPSSDRPYIWNDNEQGLDEHIARISADIAAGGLIVKAVQDIC, from the coding sequence ATGAAGACACTATCTCAAGCACAAAGCAAAACCTTACCTCAACAATTTTCTTTCACTGGAAATTCCTCTGGCAATGTAATTATTGGTAATCAGAAACTCACAATCAATGATGTTGCAAGGGTAGCACGCAATGGTGCCTTAGTGTCTTTAACCGATAACGCAGACGTTTTGCAGAATATTCACGCATCTTGTGATTACATTAATAATGCTGTTGAATCAGGGGAACCAATTTACGGAGTAACATCTGGCTTTGGTGGTATGGCCAATGTTGCCATATCCCGTGAACAAGCATCTGAACTCCAAACCAACTTAGTTTGGTTCCTTAAAACAGGTGCAGGTAACAAATTACCCTTGGCTGATGTGCGCGCAGCTATGCTATTGCGGGCAAACTCTCACATGTATGGTGCATCTGGCATCAGGCTGGAACTTATCAAGCGCATGGAAACTTTTCTCAACGCTGGTGTTACACCGTATGTGTATGAGTTTGGCTCAATTGGTGCCAGTGGTGATTTAGTGCCACTATCCTACATTACTGGTTCACTGATAGGCTTAGATCCCAGTTTTAAGGTTGACTTCAACGGTAAAGAGATGGATGCGCCAACAGCCCTAAGTCAGCTGAATTTGTCACCCCTGACATTGTTGCCGAAAGAAGGCTTGGCGATGATGAACGGCACTTCAGTAATGACGGGCATTGCGGCAAACTGCGTCTACGATACGCAAATTTTAACTGCGATCGCTATGGGCGTTCACGCTCTAGATATCCAAGCTTTAAACGGAACCAATCAATCATTCCATCCATTTATCCATAATTCCAAACCACATCCTGGTCAATTATGGGCAGCAGATCAGATGATTTCTTTGCTAGCAAATTCCCAGCTAGTCCGTGATGAGTTAGATGGTAAACATGATTATCGTGATCACGAATTAATTCAAGATCGTTACTCACTCCGATGCCTTCCCCAGTATTTGGGGCCAATCGTTGATGGAATTTCCCAGATTGCCAAACAAATCGAAATTGAAATCAACTCAGTAACCGATAATCCACTGATTGATGTGAATAACCAAGCTAGCTATCATGGAGGCAATTTTCTCGGACAGTATGTGGGTGTGGGAATGGATCACCTACGTTACTACATTGGGCTAATGGCTAAACATTTGGATGTGCAAATTGCCCTCCTCGCCTCACCGGAGTTTAGCAATGGACTGCCACCATCTTTACTTGGCAACCGAGAACGTAAAGTCAATATGGGACTCAAAGGTCTGCAAATATGCGGTAACTCAATTATGCCACTGTTGACCTTCTATGGAAATTCTATCGCCGATCGCTTTCCTACCCATGCGGAACAATTTAATCAGAACATCAACAGTCAAGGATACACTTCAGCGACTCTAGCCCGCCGTTCTGTCGATATATTCCAGAATTATATGGCGATCGCTCTCATGTTTGGAGTCCAAGCTGTTGACCTCCGCACATATAAAAAGACTGGTCATTACGATGCACGCGTCTGTCTATCACCTGCAACTGAGCGGTTGTATTCAGCAGTCCGCCATGTAGTTGGACAAAAACCAAGTTCAGATCGCCCATATATTTGGAATGATAATGAGCAAGGTTTGGATGAGCATATTGCCCGGATTTCTGCTGATATCGCGGCTGGTGGTTTGATTGTGAAAGCAGTTCAAGATATCTGTTAA
- a CDS encoding MFS transporter, protein MTELISTKSNSPFSTGLPALYSIAFLSGISIGLFNPFISTLMAQHQVDDLWIGANSTVYFLVIALGTPFVVKVLPKLGLRKTMMLGLTMMGISAPLFTMTTSMPLWFIIRAVMGIACCLYLVSGNTALNHFCHEGNRAIVNGLNALAFTFGFGIGPVIGSALYNVSPKLSFLLGSALIFSGVIVVWIALPDKAVVFQQSSRSGIFNKLKLPLQGAFAYGFAESTLVSLYPVYLLRQNYNIEQIGYTFAVFVVGGLLSTVPVTHIADKFGRLKVLFMSVSIVILSFLSLSLIQNSTATQIFAFIAGASISPIFPIAMALIGAKLSRNELSSGSALFTAIYSFGCTAGPIASSLAIKVFGDGYIFSLTIIIFAVFLFYVGRQNKKFPFRIT, encoded by the coding sequence ATGACAGAATTGATCTCGACAAAATCAAATTCCCCGTTCTCTACTGGATTACCAGCTTTGTATAGCATAGCTTTTTTGTCTGGTATTTCTATAGGGCTATTTAATCCCTTTATCTCAACATTAATGGCGCAACATCAAGTTGATGATTTATGGATAGGAGCAAATTCTACGGTGTATTTTCTAGTCATAGCTTTGGGAACACCGTTCGTAGTAAAAGTATTACCCAAGTTGGGGCTTCGTAAAACTATGATGCTTGGCTTGACAATGATGGGTATTAGCGCTCCTTTGTTCACTATGACTACATCAATGCCTTTGTGGTTTATTATACGTGCTGTTATGGGCATTGCTTGTTGTTTATATCTAGTCAGTGGAAACACTGCATTGAATCACTTTTGTCATGAAGGTAATCGAGCGATCGTCAATGGTTTGAATGCTCTAGCTTTTACTTTTGGATTTGGTATTGGCCCAGTAATTGGTTCTGCTTTGTATAATGTTTCACCAAAACTTTCTTTTTTGTTGGGTAGTGCTTTAATTTTTAGCGGCGTAATTGTAGTCTGGATAGCTCTACCAGATAAAGCAGTTGTTTTTCAACAATCTTCACGTTCCGGAATTTTCAACAAGCTGAAACTTCCTCTTCAGGGCGCATTTGCCTATGGTTTTGCCGAATCAACGCTAGTTTCTTTATATCCGGTTTATCTGCTACGACAAAATTACAATATAGAGCAGATCGGCTATACCTTTGCTGTATTTGTAGTTGGCGGCTTGCTCTCTACTGTTCCAGTTACTCACATAGCAGACAAATTCGGCAGACTCAAAGTTCTTTTTATGAGCGTGTCTATCGTAATATTGTCGTTTTTATCTCTTTCATTGATTCAAAACTCTACGGCTACCCAGATATTTGCATTTATTGCTGGAGCTAGTATCAGCCCGATTTTTCCCATAGCAATGGCATTAATTGGAGCAAAACTTTCTAGAAATGAACTATCTTCTGGAAGTGCTTTGTTCACAGCTATATATAGTTTCGGATGTACTGCTGGACCTATTGCTTCATCTTTAGCTATCAAAGTTTTTGGTGATGGTTATATATTTAGCTTGACAATAATCATCTTTGCCGTGTTTTTGTTTTATGTGGGCAGACAGAATAAAAAATTTCCGTTCCGAATTACTTAA
- a CDS encoding alpha/beta fold hydrolase, translating to MTAKLIVDPWISCPQLNPKAQLRLFFFPCAGGTTSTYSTWTNKLPKDVEVYLVQLPGRGRRLQEPSYTNFLPLIQTLASKIRPYLNMPFAFFGHSMGATLGFEIARLLRHEYNLSPVHLFAACCPAPQKPILKPFIHKMPEAKFLAELCDRYNAIPNEILQNEQMLQLFLPCLRADFTILETYIYKSEMPLECPISVFGGLQDKAIKVDALEAWREQTSSYFNLQMFPGDHFFLHNSQSLFLQSLSQHLNYLVAINNN from the coding sequence ATGACAGCAAAACTAATAGTTGATCCTTGGATTAGCTGCCCTCAGCTTAATCCAAAGGCCCAACTTCGCTTATTCTTTTTTCCATGTGCGGGGGGTACAACTTCGACATATAGTACATGGACAAACAAATTACCAAAGGATGTAGAGGTTTACTTAGTTCAACTTCCTGGAAGAGGCCGTCGATTGCAAGAACCTTCCTATACCAATTTTTTACCTCTTATTCAAACTTTGGCATCAAAAATTAGACCGTATCTGAATATGCCATTTGCTTTTTTTGGACATAGCATGGGTGCAACACTTGGCTTTGAGATAGCGCGTCTACTACGTCATGAATATAATCTTAGCCCTGTTCATTTATTTGCTGCTTGTTGCCCTGCTCCCCAAAAACCAATTCTCAAACCGTTTATTCACAAAATGCCTGAAGCTAAATTCCTGGCTGAACTTTGCGATCGTTATAATGCAATTCCCAATGAGATTTTGCAGAATGAACAAATGTTACAACTTTTCTTGCCTTGTCTACGAGCGGATTTTACGATACTAGAGACATACATTTACAAAAGTGAAATGCCACTCGAATGCCCAATCTCTGTATTTGGAGGTTTGCAGGATAAAGCAATTAAGGTTGATGCTTTAGAAGCTTGGCGTGAGCAGACTAGTAGCTACTTCAACCTACAAATGTTTCCTGGAGATCATTTCTTTTTGCATAATTCTCAATCACTCTTTTTGCAGTCATTATCCCAACATTTAAATTACCTAGTAGCTATCAACAACAATTAA